The Numenius arquata chromosome 7, bNumArq3.hap1.1, whole genome shotgun sequence genome has a window encoding:
- the AKIRIN2 gene encoding akirin-2 isoform X2, translating to MACGATLKRTLDFDPLLSPASPKRRRCAPLSAPASAAASSSSFAAASSPQKYLRMEPSPFGEVSSRLTTEQILYNIKQEYKRMQKRRHLENSFQQTDPCCSTDAQPHAFLLTGPALPASSPLKKEQPLFTLRQVGMICERLLKEREEKIREEYEEILTTKLAEQYDAFVKFTHDQIMRRYGEQPASYVS from the exons atgGCTTGCGGCGCCACTTTGAAAAGGACTCTGGATTTCGACCCGCTGCTGAGCCCGGCGTCCCCGAAGCGGAGGCGATGTGCGCCATTGTCAGCCCCGGCctcggccgccgcctcctcctcctccttcgccgccgcctcctccccgcagAAATACCTGCGCATGGAGCCCTCGCCCTTCGGAGAGGTGTCGTCCCGGCTCACCACAG AACAAATTCTGTACAACATAAAACAGGAGTACAAACGCATGCAGAAGAGGAGACACTTAGAAAATAGCTTCCAGCAGACAGATCCTTGTTGTTCTACTGATGCACAGCCACATGCATTTCTTCTTACTGGACCAGCTTTGCCAG CATCATCACCATTGAAAAAAGAACAGCCGCTGTTTACTCTCAGACAAGTTGGAATGATCTGTGAACGTTTGCTGAAAGAACGTGAAGAGAAAATCCGTGAAGAGTATGAAGAAATTTTGACCACAAAACTTGCAG AACAATACGACGCATTTGTGAAGTTCACGCATGATCAAATCATGCGACGATATGGAGAACAGCCTGCCAGTT acgTTTCATGA
- the AKIRIN2 gene encoding akirin-2 isoform X1, translated as MACGATLKRTLDFDPLLSPASPKRRRCAPLSAPASAAASSSSFAAASSPQKYLRMEPSPFGEVSSRLTTEQILYNIKQEYKRMQKRRHLENSFQQTDPCCSTDAQPHAFLLTGPALPGTSSAASSPLKKEQPLFTLRQVGMICERLLKEREEKIREEYEEILTTKLAEQYDAFVKFTHDQIMRRYGEQPASYVS; from the exons atgGCTTGCGGCGCCACTTTGAAAAGGACTCTGGATTTCGACCCGCTGCTGAGCCCGGCGTCCCCGAAGCGGAGGCGATGTGCGCCATTGTCAGCCCCGGCctcggccgccgcctcctcctcctccttcgccgccgcctcctccccgcagAAATACCTGCGCATGGAGCCCTCGCCCTTCGGAGAGGTGTCGTCCCGGCTCACCACAG AACAAATTCTGTACAACATAAAACAGGAGTACAAACGCATGCAGAAGAGGAGACACTTAGAAAATAGCTTCCAGCAGACAGATCCTTGTTGTTCTACTGATGCACAGCCACATGCATTTCTTCTTACTGGACCAGCTTTGCCAG GTACTTCATCTGCAGCATCATCACCATTGAAAAAAGAACAGCCGCTGTTTACTCTCAGACAAGTTGGAATGATCTGTGAACGTTTGCTGAAAGAACGTGAAGAGAAAATCCGTGAAGAGTATGAAGAAATTTTGACCACAAAACTTGCAG AACAATACGACGCATTTGTGAAGTTCACGCATGATCAAATCATGCGACGATATGGAGAACAGCCTGCCAGTT acgTTTCATGA